In one Gimesia sp. genomic region, the following are encoded:
- a CDS encoding DUF1501 domain-containing protein: protein MNHGNHHQGPARISRREMLRRSSAGFGSLALAGLLGSESQAAGTSLAQQPHFAPKAKRVIFLFMHGGPSHMDTFDYKPQLQKDSGKPLPFDKPRIFSAQTGNLLGSPWKFKQHGESGAWVSELFPHVAGCVDDLCIINSMYGSNSRHGGALLELHTGSDTFVRPSMGSWITYGLGSENQDLPGFITVCPTLTHGGVNAYSSSFLPADYQGTPIGNASIPADKALIPFIKNKSGVPLATQRMELNFLQQMNREHLSEAGPDAALEGRINSFELAYRMQTTAPELQDISDESEATQKMYGLGNDVTKNFGRQCLMARRFAERGVRFVQITHSYKWDQHSGLKTALPRNCQEVDQPIAALIKDLKSRGLLEDTLVLWGGEFGRTPVSQGADGRDHNPQGYTMWLAGGGIKGGLQYGATDDYGYYAVKDKIHVHDLHATMLHLLGLDHKRLTYKFAGRDFRLTDIHGEVMYDLFA, encoded by the coding sequence ATGAATCACGGAAACCATCATCAGGGACCGGCCAGGATCTCGCGGCGGGAAATGCTGCGGCGGAGTTCAGCCGGGTTTGGCAGTCTGGCACTGGCGGGGCTGCTGGGGAGCGAAAGTCAGGCGGCCGGAACGTCGCTGGCTCAGCAGCCGCACTTCGCGCCCAAAGCCAAACGCGTGATCTTTCTGTTCATGCACGGCGGTCCTTCGCACATGGATACGTTCGATTATAAACCCCAACTGCAGAAAGACAGCGGGAAGCCGCTCCCCTTTGATAAGCCCAGGATTTTTTCAGCCCAGACGGGCAACCTGCTCGGCTCTCCCTGGAAGTTTAAGCAGCATGGCGAGAGCGGCGCCTGGGTGAGCGAACTGTTTCCGCATGTGGCGGGCTGCGTGGACGACCTGTGTATTATCAACTCGATGTATGGTTCGAATTCGCGGCACGGCGGGGCGTTGCTCGAGCTGCACACCGGGAGCGACACGTTTGTGCGTCCGAGTATGGGGTCGTGGATTACTTACGGACTGGGATCGGAGAACCAGGATCTGCCCGGCTTCATCACGGTCTGTCCGACGCTGACGCATGGGGGGGTGAATGCCTACAGCTCGTCGTTTCTGCCGGCCGATTACCAGGGGACGCCGATCGGTAATGCGAGTATTCCTGCGGACAAGGCACTGATTCCGTTTATCAAAAACAAGAGCGGTGTGCCGCTGGCGACGCAACGGATGGAACTCAATTTTCTGCAGCAGATGAACCGGGAGCACCTGAGCGAAGCGGGTCCTGATGCGGCGTTGGAGGGGCGGATCAACTCGTTCGAACTGGCGTACCGGATGCAGACGACGGCCCCGGAACTGCAGGACATCAGTGATGAGTCAGAAGCGACCCAGAAGATGTATGGACTGGGTAACGACGTGACGAAAAACTTCGGACGGCAGTGTCTGATGGCGCGGCGGTTCGCGGAGCGGGGCGTACGGTTCGTGCAGATTACGCATAGTTACAAGTGGGATCAGCATTCCGGATTGAAGACCGCGTTGCCACGAAACTGTCAGGAAGTGGATCAGCCGATTGCGGCCCTGATTAAAGATCTGAAATCACGGGGTCTGCTGGAAGACACGCTGGTGCTCTGGGGAGGCGAGTTTGGTCGGACCCCTGTGAGCCAGGGGGCAGACGGCCGGGACCATAACCCGCAGGGCTACACCATGTGGCTGGCCGGGGGCGGAATCAAAGGGGGCCTGCAGTACGGTGCCACGGACGACTATGGTTATTACGCCGTGAAGGACAAGATTCACGTGCATGATCTGCACGCCACGATGCTGCATCTGCTGGGCCTGGATCATAAACGGCTGACGTACAAATTTGCCGGACGGGACTTCCGGCTGACAGACATTCATGGCGAGGTGATGTACGACCTGTTTGCCTGA
- a CDS encoding Ldh family oxidoreductase, whose product MPQIEVESALVDATQLKRFCLQLLTEADLHPEEAELVADSLVESNLRGIDSHGVARLPHYLERIRQQSIKARPTMQWEPLGEAVGRVDGDHGLGQLAMVKAADHAVELARGSGAGWVSICNSSHCGALAYYGLRIAREGMIGFVFTHVDPMVTPHGSAEPFCGTNPVCITAPGKYEQSLCLDMATSITPWNTVANAATEGVSIPSGWALDANGEGTTDPNQVAALFPFGGFKGSGLGLLIDVLCALLGGAPIGPDIPKMYGDLSQRRLLGGLVGAIDISRFTDVSGFQDRIAEIIQRWGALKPLTTGEKVLYPGEPEALKREERLQTGIPVGLKLITQFNALAEQRGLQPLEVETSVAEECTSAVTSSTTESVS is encoded by the coding sequence TTGCCACAGATTGAAGTTGAAAGTGCGTTGGTCGATGCGACACAGTTGAAGCGGTTCTGTCTGCAACTGCTGACCGAGGCGGATCTGCATCCGGAAGAAGCGGAGCTGGTGGCAGACTCGCTGGTGGAATCGAATCTGCGCGGCATCGATTCGCATGGTGTAGCGCGGCTGCCGCACTACCTGGAGCGGATCAGGCAGCAAAGCATTAAGGCTCGCCCGACGATGCAGTGGGAGCCACTGGGCGAGGCCGTAGGCCGGGTTGACGGCGATCATGGACTGGGCCAACTGGCGATGGTGAAAGCTGCTGACCATGCGGTTGAGCTGGCGCGGGGCTCTGGTGCCGGCTGGGTTTCGATCTGTAATTCTTCGCATTGCGGTGCGCTGGCTTATTATGGTTTGCGGATTGCCCGGGAGGGAATGATCGGCTTTGTGTTTACGCACGTCGATCCGATGGTCACGCCCCATGGTTCAGCGGAGCCCTTCTGTGGGACGAACCCGGTCTGCATTACGGCACCCGGAAAATATGAGCAGTCGTTGTGCCTGGATATGGCGACGAGTATCACGCCCTGGAATACGGTGGCCAATGCTGCGACGGAAGGGGTTTCGATTCCGAGCGGCTGGGCCCTGGATGCCAACGGAGAGGGGACGACCGATCCGAATCAAGTCGCTGCTCTGTTTCCCTTTGGCGGGTTTAAAGGTTCCGGTCTGGGGCTGTTGATTGACGTGCTCTGTGCGCTGCTGGGCGGTGCACCGATTGGGCCGGATATCCCGAAAATGTATGGCGATCTTTCCCAGCGACGGTTACTGGGCGGCCTGGTGGGAGCGATTGACATCAGCCGGTTTACGGATGTGTCCGGATTCCAGGATCGCATTGCCGAGATCATTCAGCGCTGGGGGGCTTTGAAACCCCTGACAACCGGGGAGAAGGTCTTGTATCCCGGTGAGCCAGAAGCTTTGAAGCGGGAAGAGCGTCTGCAGACGGGGATTCCCGTGGGGCTCAAATTAATCACACAGTTCAACGCACTGGCAGAACAACGTGGATTGCAGCCATTAGAAGTGGAGACTTCTGTCGCTGAGGAATGCACTTCCGCAGTGACATCCTCAACGACGGAATCGGTGAGCTGA
- a CDS encoding TlpA disulfide reductase family protein, whose protein sequence is MSFKPLVFAISLALLSACSQETPTADSTPEETPAAETAVAKTESPAPAIPGAQTFAENGVTAEIANWDQVQEFVQKQKGKVVVVDLWSTWCEPCIAEFPHLVELQKKYPEKVVCVSYNMNYDGSKDSPPESNKEELMEFYTKHNAEIINIISSTPDMDLYEKIDLASIPAAYVYGPDGKLAKRFDNEKQEYGKEGFTYDKHIIPYIDEMLKQPAESKE, encoded by the coding sequence ATGTCATTCAAACCGCTTGTATTCGCGATCTCACTCGCCCTTCTCTCCGCCTGCAGCCAGGAAACGCCGACCGCAGATTCCACACCGGAGGAGACACCTGCTGCTGAAACCGCTGTTGCAAAAACAGAATCACCGGCCCCTGCCATCCCTGGAGCCCAGACGTTCGCAGAGAACGGAGTAACCGCGGAAATCGCCAACTGGGATCAGGTACAGGAATTCGTTCAGAAACAAAAAGGAAAAGTCGTGGTCGTTGACCTCTGGTCCACCTGGTGCGAGCCCTGCATCGCCGAGTTCCCTCACCTCGTCGAACTGCAGAAAAAATACCCGGAAAAGGTCGTCTGTGTTTCCTACAACATGAATTACGATGGCAGTAAGGACTCCCCCCCCGAATCTAACAAGGAGGAGCTGATGGAGTTCTACACCAAACACAATGCGGAGATCATCAACATCATCTCCAGCACTCCTGACATGGATCTGTATGAGAAAATTGATCTCGCCTCAATCCCCGCAGCCTACGTTTATGGCCCCGATGGGAAGCTGGCCAAACGCTTCGATAATGAAAAACAGGAATACGGGAAAGAGGGTTTCACTTACGATAAACACATCATCCCTTACATTGATGAAATGCTCAAACAGCCCGCAGAGTCTAAAGAGTAA
- a CDS encoding beta-propeller fold lactonase family protein encodes MFLCARYVRFTLPLILTLLSFAPRPTLAGSSSSLLDISTDGKLLACSNRDSETVSIIDLDKNKKVHEIKVGRHPEGVTFLGDTHKIATAVYDDDVVVFLDADTGKQLGQTEVFDEPYGIVSTSTGDKVYVTLDYPGRIVEINTKTQSVSNEFSVGQHVKGLAISNDDQSLFSTEYYTALVRQTDAKTGKTIDEWEGGSTDNLARQITLHPRRAKAYLPHIRSRITVAHGAGSIFPIVTIVDTKPADGSRRKKIPMDSFQGARVTSNPWDTAITPDGKTFFVVFAGTDDMFVCNVIDDDYRELTFRARLNLGHNPRGVRVAPDGKTFYIYNALDFNIVAYDTNTLQRRATIAVTENPHSEEVLLGKRLFYTALQPMSSRLWISCASCHPDGQPDGKTWHNPEGLRNTQSLAGMAWTHPIHWSADRDEVQDFEHTIRGPLMQGRGLVTGRINDSLKAPNKGLSQALDAMAAYSNTHEFTLSPYAKQGLSPAAQRGRELFFSKQTKCATCHSGPFYSDSNPTDKIIRHNVGTAIDNPGELMGPEYDTPTLLGVYRTAPYLSHGKAQTLEEVLTVYNHDDQHGVTSQLSKQERADLIEFLKALPYEDPVPQAEAAGLVKVNK; translated from the coding sequence ATGTTTCTCTGTGCCAGGTACGTTCGCTTTACCCTGCCTCTTATACTTACACTGTTGAGTTTCGCCCCCCGGCCAACACTCGCCGGCAGTTCCAGCAGCCTGCTCGACATTTCGACTGACGGCAAACTGCTTGCCTGCTCGAACCGAGACAGCGAAACGGTATCGATCATCGACCTGGACAAAAACAAAAAAGTACATGAAATCAAAGTCGGCCGACACCCTGAAGGCGTCACCTTTCTGGGTGACACACACAAGATAGCGACCGCCGTCTACGATGATGACGTCGTGGTCTTCCTTGATGCAGATACCGGCAAACAACTCGGACAGACAGAAGTCTTTGATGAACCCTACGGCATCGTCTCCACTTCAACAGGCGACAAGGTCTACGTGACCCTGGATTATCCGGGCCGCATCGTAGAGATCAATACGAAAACCCAAAGCGTCAGCAACGAGTTTTCAGTAGGCCAGCATGTTAAAGGCCTGGCGATTTCCAACGATGACCAGAGCCTGTTTTCTACCGAGTACTACACCGCACTGGTCCGTCAGACTGACGCAAAAACCGGCAAGACCATCGATGAATGGGAAGGCGGCAGCACAGACAATCTCGCTCGTCAGATCACCCTGCACCCCCGACGGGCCAAAGCGTATCTGCCACACATTCGCTCGCGAATTACCGTTGCCCACGGTGCCGGCTCGATCTTTCCCATCGTCACCATCGTAGATACCAAACCCGCCGATGGCTCACGCCGCAAGAAGATTCCCATGGACTCCTTCCAGGGAGCCCGGGTAACTTCCAACCCCTGGGACACCGCGATTACCCCCGACGGCAAAACCTTCTTCGTTGTCTTCGCCGGCACCGACGACATGTTCGTCTGCAATGTCATCGACGACGACTACCGCGAACTGACATTCCGGGCCCGGCTGAATCTGGGACATAATCCCCGCGGGGTCCGCGTCGCGCCCGATGGAAAAACATTTTACATTTACAACGCACTCGACTTTAACATCGTCGCCTACGATACAAATACACTGCAAAGACGAGCCACGATCGCTGTCACCGAGAATCCACACAGCGAAGAAGTACTCCTCGGCAAACGTCTGTTCTATACCGCCCTACAGCCCATGTCGAGCCGCCTCTGGATCTCCTGCGCCAGCTGTCATCCCGATGGACAACCTGACGGCAAAACCTGGCACAACCCCGAAGGCTTGCGGAACACTCAATCTCTGGCTGGCATGGCCTGGACTCATCCAATTCACTGGTCTGCCGACCGGGATGAAGTCCAGGATTTCGAGCACACCATCCGCGGCCCTCTGATGCAGGGACGGGGACTGGTCACTGGCAGAATCAATGATTCCCTCAAAGCTCCCAACAAAGGACTTTCCCAGGCATTGGATGCGATGGCCGCCTATTCCAACACACACGAATTCACTCTCAGCCCTTACGCCAAACAGGGGCTCAGCCCGGCTGCCCAACGGGGACGTGAGCTCTTCTTTTCGAAACAGACGAAGTGCGCCACCTGTCATTCCGGCCCCTTCTATTCCGATTCGAATCCCACCGATAAAATCATTCGGCACAACGTGGGCACCGCCATCGATAACCCCGGCGAACTGATGGGGCCCGAATATGACACCCCTACTCTGCTGGGCGTCTATCGCACCGCTCCCTATCTGTCCCACGGAAAAGCACAGACCCTCGAGGAAGTCCTGACCGTCTATAACCATGACGACCAGCACGGCGTTACCAGCCAGCTCTCCAAACAGGAACGGGCTGACCTCATCGAGTTTCTGAAAGCCCTCCCCTATGAAGATCCGGTCCCGCAGGCAGAAGCCGCCGGACTGGTGAAAGTTAACAAATAG
- a CDS encoding PQQ-binding-like beta-propeller repeat protein codes for MIRAAASCCLLPLRICLVLIVCTTTTLKAEDWLQLKGTPTHSGNVADRKIETPLSLTAAIPLTDALFTSPVVSHNKVFVIDGSGVIFAIDTKSNEVIWKFATRGGAGNCNNVASPAVIDDYLHVGTTAGYYYILNVNDGSVVKEIDCQEPIFSAPAVKGDRVYFATLGAQVYAVKPAGDVVWTWDFVKEVVDFDGNRWSGADWLKHRKDRVTWRDHFVCSRDICLTGNSIVVPAGGRTIFLEDTGTAPRLQVVGEIPKYAGSEYPATFGQSADEAGNVFVQWHRRDNAGRVEVMRLKDGKIEADYVKGTQTSIRDPGLLSFASVSIRGNDVYRVRPEAGLGLCRHKLDDESTEVLCEAPSVASPVLTEKYAIYGGLDGKLYVVPLAGGDAVTFSTAFDAPITASVAVADQKIYVPCEDGYLYVLQADGKTPTEQTPLPDRDLLVWKIRSPLTGPLADPQFNWYTNYGDFGGTNANEQGLKPPLRMRWARRLEGTVKHLPVCGGGRLYTHTAEGQIIAYEQDTGRLLWRRYWPDVYLSFTSPLYINEKLLIPQAGIKKSRMRCLDAATGEMLWEAPFTGSPSWSRQFPPVVHGNIAIYASGSGEYAPQGTEKAFTFGGKPVETTDGREVMSWIYSNDNPYYPKDHRPRIWAWDLDTGKVVWEKDFSDYGRGGNDCGIAILDGKLYYSTFFGYASSQRRRRGLPVENNGITACLDPKTGEVIWLTNKYYVTSKCTLSARDGRVYIGGYNRANESTQDRFVWCLDAKDGSLVWQSDAVTSALNVVTVGKDYIFSNALRGKGNVFDHKTGKVVSSIGHNYACCRFTLSEPYVLGANMDMIDLSDGGKLVSTGPAIDSRECLGAVVSNGRIFYTSQASGFIVSQTYGEASHKLPAIWERP; via the coding sequence ATGATAAGAGCCGCCGCCAGCTGTTGTCTACTTCCGCTTCGTATCTGCCTGGTGCTGATCGTCTGCACGACAACTACGCTTAAGGCAGAAGACTGGCTGCAGCTGAAAGGGACTCCCACTCATTCTGGCAATGTCGCTGACCGCAAAATTGAAACGCCACTCTCACTCACAGCCGCGATCCCTCTGACCGATGCCCTGTTTACCTCCCCGGTCGTCAGCCACAACAAAGTCTTCGTGATCGATGGCTCTGGGGTTATCTTCGCCATCGATACGAAGTCCAACGAAGTCATTTGGAAATTCGCCACCCGCGGCGGCGCAGGCAACTGTAATAATGTCGCTTCGCCTGCAGTCATTGATGACTATCTCCACGTCGGTACCACCGCAGGCTACTATTACATCTTGAATGTCAATGACGGATCGGTCGTTAAAGAGATCGATTGCCAGGAACCAATTTTTTCCGCCCCCGCTGTTAAAGGTGATCGCGTTTACTTCGCGACGCTTGGTGCGCAGGTCTATGCCGTCAAACCGGCAGGTGACGTCGTCTGGACCTGGGACTTCGTTAAAGAAGTCGTGGACTTCGACGGCAACCGTTGGAGTGGCGCAGATTGGCTCAAACACCGTAAAGACCGCGTCACCTGGCGCGATCACTTTGTCTGCTCGCGTGATATCTGTCTTACCGGAAACAGCATCGTCGTTCCCGCCGGTGGTCGCACCATTTTCCTGGAAGACACAGGAACGGCACCCCGTTTGCAGGTGGTAGGCGAAATCCCCAAGTACGCTGGCTCGGAGTACCCGGCGACTTTTGGGCAGAGTGCCGATGAAGCTGGCAACGTCTTCGTGCAATGGCATCGCCGTGATAATGCGGGCCGTGTTGAAGTCATGCGACTGAAAGACGGAAAAATCGAAGCCGACTACGTCAAAGGAACTCAGACCTCGATTCGGGATCCCGGTCTGCTGAGTTTTGCCTCCGTTAGTATTCGGGGAAATGATGTCTACCGTGTCCGCCCCGAAGCGGGACTCGGTCTGTGCCGCCACAAACTCGATGACGAATCTACAGAAGTTCTCTGCGAAGCCCCCTCGGTTGCCTCTCCGGTCCTGACTGAGAAATATGCAATCTACGGGGGCCTGGACGGAAAACTCTATGTTGTCCCTCTTGCCGGTGGAGACGCTGTCACGTTCAGCACCGCATTCGACGCCCCGATCACCGCTTCGGTTGCGGTCGCCGATCAGAAAATCTACGTCCCCTGCGAAGATGGATATCTCTACGTCCTGCAGGCCGATGGTAAAACCCCAACCGAACAGACTCCCCTGCCCGACCGGGACCTGCTGGTCTGGAAAATCCGCAGCCCCCTCACTGGCCCGCTGGCAGATCCCCAGTTTAACTGGTACACCAATTACGGCGACTTCGGGGGCACTAACGCCAACGAACAGGGTTTGAAGCCCCCCTTGAGAATGCGCTGGGCTCGACGTCTGGAAGGAACAGTCAAACATCTGCCCGTCTGTGGCGGGGGGCGTCTTTATACCCACACCGCCGAAGGCCAGATCATTGCTTACGAACAGGACACCGGACGTCTGCTCTGGAGACGTTATTGGCCCGACGTTTATCTCTCCTTTACTTCCCCGCTCTATATCAATGAGAAGCTGCTGATTCCACAGGCAGGGATCAAAAAATCCCGCATGCGTTGTCTTGATGCCGCTACCGGAGAGATGCTCTGGGAAGCCCCCTTTACCGGATCTCCCAGTTGGAGCCGCCAGTTCCCGCCCGTGGTACACGGTAACATCGCCATCTATGCTTCCGGCTCTGGAGAGTATGCCCCCCAGGGAACCGAGAAAGCCTTCACCTTCGGCGGCAAACCGGTTGAAACTACCGACGGTCGCGAAGTAATGAGCTGGATCTATTCCAACGACAACCCCTACTACCCCAAAGATCACCGTCCCCGCATCTGGGCCTGGGATCTGGATACCGGCAAAGTCGTCTGGGAAAAAGATTTCTCCGACTACGGACGCGGCGGCAACGACTGTGGAATCGCCATTCTGGACGGCAAGCTGTATTACTCGACCTTCTTCGGTTATGCCAGCAGTCAACGCAGACGTCGTGGCTTGCCCGTTGAAAATAATGGCATCACCGCCTGCCTGGATCCCAAAACAGGTGAAGTGATCTGGCTGACCAATAAGTATTATGTCACTTCGAAATGTACGCTGAGTGCCCGCGACGGCCGGGTTTATATCGGCGGCTATAATCGCGCCAATGAAAGTACCCAGGACCGTTTCGTCTGGTGCCTGGATGCCAAAGATGGCTCTCTGGTCTGGCAGTCTGATGCCGTTACCTCTGCACTCAACGTGGTGACCGTTGGCAAAGATTACATTTTCTCCAACGCCCTCCGCGGCAAAGGAAATGTCTTCGACCATAAAACAGGCAAAGTCGTCAGCAGCATCGGCCACAACTATGCGTGCTGTCGGTTTACCCTCTCCGAACCCTATGTGCTCGGCGCCAATATGGACATGATCGATTTGTCTGATGGAGGCAAGCTGGTCTCGACGGGCCCCGCCATCGATTCGCGGGAATGTCTGGGAGCCGTTGTCTCCAACGGACGGATATTTTACACGTCGCAGGCCAGTGGATTTATCGTGTCCCAGACCTACGGAGAAGCATCCCACAAACTGCCAGCGATCTGGGAACGCCCCTGA
- a CDS encoding DUF1501 domain-containing protein: MRDLLSKLDGQGRRQFLEYAAKSALGVSVLPMFNNIVNAAPAKKKGDKTQGKGGKAKRLIYLYMAGAMTHLDTFDLKPGHKNQGETKGIKTNVAGAQISEHLPTLAENFDKMAVINSMYTETGAHGPGEYLMRTSYKEIASTRHPSMGPWIQKFNGRQNKNLPDTVLISSPARHPSAGFFDPSFSPLPIGDPNRGLENTDAPSYLSDNSFEKRMNLINKFDQKFQKKFKNESVVAYTDFYSQATNLLSSDELKAFDLNEEKAEDRDRYGRNSFGQGCMLARRLVENNVRCVEVTFGGWDMHRDIYDDNILPNKTGILDKALGNLLQDLSDRGLLDETLVVLTTEFGRTPVINQNAGRDHHPGVFSAALMGGGIKGGQFYGKSDKGGQSVETDGVLPADFNATIATALGLPIDKEIFSPNGRPFKVAHDGDPVLKLL, encoded by the coding sequence ATGCGAGACTTACTCTCAAAACTGGATGGACAGGGACGTCGGCAGTTTCTTGAATACGCGGCCAAATCCGCGCTGGGAGTCAGCGTGCTTCCGATGTTTAATAACATCGTAAACGCAGCTCCCGCCAAGAAAAAAGGTGACAAGACTCAGGGTAAAGGTGGCAAAGCCAAACGCCTGATCTATCTCTACATGGCTGGCGCCATGACTCACCTGGATACTTTCGACCTGAAACCGGGTCACAAGAACCAGGGAGAAACCAAGGGTATCAAAACCAACGTAGCCGGTGCCCAGATTTCCGAACACCTGCCGACCCTGGCAGAAAATTTCGACAAGATGGCCGTCATCAACTCCATGTACACAGAGACCGGAGCCCATGGCCCCGGGGAATACCTGATGCGGACCAGCTACAAGGAAATCGCGTCGACCCGACACCCCAGCATGGGTCCCTGGATTCAGAAATTCAATGGACGTCAAAACAAGAACCTGCCGGATACCGTGCTCATCAGTTCGCCGGCTCGGCACCCCAGCGCCGGTTTCTTCGATCCTTCTTTCAGCCCGCTACCGATTGGCGATCCCAACCGGGGACTGGAAAATACTGACGCTCCTTCGTATCTCTCAGATAACTCCTTCGAAAAACGTATGAATTTGATCAACAAGTTCGATCAGAAGTTTCAGAAGAAGTTCAAGAACGAAAGCGTGGTCGCTTACACCGACTTCTATTCGCAGGCAACAAACCTGCTGTCCAGCGATGAGTTGAAAGCATTCGACCTGAATGAAGAAAAAGCCGAAGACCGGGACCGCTATGGTCGCAATTCCTTCGGACAGGGTTGTATGCTGGCCCGTCGTCTCGTGGAAAACAATGTCCGCTGCGTTGAAGTCACCTTCGGTGGATGGGACATGCACCGTGACATCTATGATGATAACATCCTGCCCAACAAAACAGGTATCCTTGACAAAGCACTCGGGAATCTGCTTCAGGATCTCTCCGACCGCGGCCTGCTCGACGAGACCCTCGTTGTGCTCACCACCGAATTCGGTCGAACCCCGGTGATCAACCAGAATGCCGGCCGTGACCATCACCCGGGCGTCTTCTCAGCAGCCCTGATGGGTGGCGGTATCAAGGGTGGTCAGTTCTACGGTAAATCGGATAAAGGTGGACAAAGTGTCGAAACGGACGGCGTACTTCCGGCTGACTTCAATGCCACCATCGCCACTGCCTTGGGACTTCCCATCGACAAGGAAATCTTCTCCCCCAACGGTCGCCCCTTCAAGGTGGCCCACGATGGGGATCCGGTACTGAAACTGCTCTAA